Proteins encoded by one window of Pseudomonas coleopterorum:
- the mobA gene encoding molybdenum cofactor guanylyltransferase MobA: MNAADTPPLCSVLLLAGGRGQRMGGRDKGLIDWHGQPLIQHLQRCVRPMTDDLIISCNRNHEHYAAFADRLVHDQSSDFPGPMAGMIAGLEAARHPLLLVLPCDVPGVDDTLLAAMRQTQQRHPEQPLMVRQGEFWEPLLCIVPKAHLTAMRQAWDAGERSPRRVLLALGAQALQCAEDDPRLANLNTPQLLGR, encoded by the coding sequence ATGAACGCTGCCGATACCCCGCCCCTGTGCTCTGTCCTGCTCCTGGCAGGTGGCCGCGGCCAACGCATGGGGGGCCGTGACAAAGGCCTGATCGACTGGCATGGCCAGCCGTTGATCCAGCATCTGCAGCGCTGTGTACGGCCAATGACCGATGACCTGATCATCTCCTGCAACCGCAACCACGAGCACTACGCCGCCTTTGCCGATCGGTTGGTGCACGACCAGAGCAGCGACTTCCCGGGACCGATGGCCGGGATGATCGCCGGGCTGGAGGCTGCGCGGCACCCGTTGCTGCTGGTGCTGCCCTGCGACGTACCGGGCGTGGACGACACATTGCTCGCTGCCATGCGCCAGACCCAGCAAAGGCACCCGGAACAGCCACTGATGGTCCGCCAGGGCGAGTTCTGGGAACCGCTGCTGTGCATCGTGCCGAAGGCCCATTTGACCGCGATGCGTCAGGCCTGGGATGCCGGCGAACGCAGTCCGCGGCGCGTGCTCCTGGCGCTCGGCGCGCAGGCGCTGCAATGCGCCGAGGATGATCCACGTTTGGCCAATCTCAACACGCCGCAATTGCTGGGTCGCTGA
- a CDS encoding YgdI/YgdR family lipoprotein, which translates to MTHRILPAFMLALGLASLAGCASPTVITLNDGREIQAVDTPSYDEDAGFYEFKQLDGKTTRVNKDQVRTVKEL; encoded by the coding sequence ATGACTCACCGGATCCTTCCCGCCTTCATGCTCGCGCTGGGCCTGGCATCGCTCGCCGGTTGCGCATCGCCTACCGTGATCACCCTCAATGACGGTCGTGAAATCCAGGCAGTGGATACCCCCTCCTACGACGAAGACGCTGGCTTCTACGAATTCAAGCAGCTGGACGGCAAGACCACTCGGGTCAACAAGGACCAGGTGCGGACCGTCAAGGAGCTGTAA
- a CDS encoding phage holin family protein, which yields MSLLDSDTTDNSTGSTSRRLGAAMLGLLRSHVELFGIELQEQKSRTVSLLLFAGLALVFALLALVALSGLILILLWDNYRMAGMVGLAVFYVLAGIFCAFRLKAAVFDESSPFSGTLEELANDRERLLP from the coding sequence ATGTCCCTCCTCGACTCCGATACCACAGACAACAGCACCGGCTCCACGTCCCGGCGCCTGGGTGCTGCCATGCTCGGCCTGCTGCGCAGTCATGTCGAACTGTTCGGCATCGAGTTGCAGGAGCAGAAATCACGAACCGTCAGCCTGTTGCTTTTCGCAGGGCTGGCCCTGGTCTTCGCGCTGTTGGCACTGGTCGCGTTGTCCGGTCTTATCCTGATTCTGCTGTGGGACAACTACCGCATGGCCGGCATGGTCGGCCTAGCGGTGTTCTACGTGCTGGCCGGGATCTTCTGCGCCTTCCGCCTCAAGGCGGCGGTGTTCGATGAATCCTCGCCGTTCAGTGGAACACTGGAAGAACTGGCCAACGACAGGGAGCGCCTGCTGCCATGA
- a CDS encoding DUF883 family protein, giving the protein MATPTTKAAQEVLKADFQALVRDTEKLLEHTASIAGTQAEELRAQINESLLKARESLQQTKETAAERSQEAVVAAEGYVQENPWQSVGIAAGVGFLLGLLATRH; this is encoded by the coding sequence ATGGCCACCCCGACCACCAAAGCAGCTCAAGAAGTTCTCAAAGCGGATTTTCAAGCACTGGTCCGTGACACCGAAAAACTGCTCGAGCACACTGCGAGCATCGCCGGCACCCAGGCTGAAGAGCTGCGTGCGCAGATCAACGAGAGCTTGCTCAAGGCTCGCGAATCCCTGCAGCAGACCAAGGAAACCGCAGCCGAGCGCAGCCAGGAGGCCGTAGTCGCGGCCGAAGGCTACGTGCAGGAAAATCCTTGGCAGTCCGTCGGCATCGCTGCCGGTGTAGGTTTCCTTTTGGGCCTGCTGGCTACAAGGCACTGA
- a CDS encoding pseudouridine synthase produces the protein MSAPKFDPAAHQASTLCLPPGNWATVLDCLCEHFQAIDRAQWLSRMARDRVLDAEGVPIGPGHAYKQGLRIHYFREVPNERPIAAQEQVLHVDEHLVVADKPHFLPVTPTGEYVEHTLLRRLIRRLDNPHLVPLHRIDRHTAGLVLFSANPQTRSAYQQLFPTRQIEKRYEAIAPALPQLQFPLVHQSRLEHGEPFFRMREAPGQRNSETRIEVAEKGEHLWRYVLNPVTGKTHQLRVHMTALGASICNDPFYPQLIDTEVDDYARPLKLLARSLQFQDPLDGRVRSFETRLSLAF, from the coding sequence ATGTCTGCACCCAAGTTCGACCCCGCGGCTCACCAGGCCAGTACCCTGTGCCTACCCCCTGGCAACTGGGCGACCGTGCTGGACTGCCTCTGCGAACATTTCCAGGCCATCGACCGCGCCCAGTGGTTGAGCCGGATGGCCCGCGACCGGGTGCTGGATGCCGAGGGCGTGCCCATCGGTCCTGGCCACGCCTACAAGCAGGGTCTGCGCATCCACTATTTTCGTGAAGTACCGAACGAGCGGCCGATCGCTGCGCAAGAGCAGGTGCTGCACGTCGACGAACACCTGGTGGTTGCCGACAAGCCGCACTTTCTGCCAGTGACTCCGACGGGCGAATATGTCGAGCATACGCTGCTGCGTCGTTTGATCCGTCGTCTCGACAACCCGCATCTGGTGCCGCTGCACCGCATCGATCGACACACCGCCGGCCTGGTGCTGTTCTCGGCCAACCCGCAGACGCGCAGTGCCTATCAGCAATTGTTTCCCACCCGCCAGATCGAAAAGCGCTACGAAGCCATCGCACCCGCGCTGCCCCAGCTGCAATTTCCCCTCGTGCACCAAAGCCGCCTGGAACATGGCGAACCGTTCTTCCGCATGCGCGAGGCGCCGGGGCAGCGCAACAGCGAAACCCGCATCGAGGTCGCCGAAAAAGGCGAGCACCTGTGGCGCTATGTGCTCAACCCGGTGACGGGCAAGACCCATCAGTTGCGCGTACACATGACCGCACTGGGCGCCAGTATCTGCAACGATCCGTTCTACCCGCAGTTGATCGACACCGAGGTGGACGACTATGCCCGGCCCTTGAAGCTGCTGGCTCGGTCGCTGCAGTTCCAGGATCCGCTCGACGGGCGAGTGCGCAGCTTCGAAACGCGCCTGAGCCTGGCGTTCTAG